Proteins encoded in a region of the Quercus lobata isolate SW786 chromosome 8, ValleyOak3.0 Primary Assembly, whole genome shotgun sequence genome:
- the LOC115954843 gene encoding pumilio homolog 1-like isoform X2 yields the protein MVTDTYSKMAPDVSVRSVLNNSEYSEDLGLLIREQRRQQEELSDREKELSMYRSGSAPPTVEGSLSAVGGLFDASAVMGLKKNGGKGVLSEDELRADPAYVNYYYANVNLNPRLPPPLLSKEERRFAQRLSGGGGVAGSGVGGIGDRRKVSRVGGEEGGNGNENRSLFSVQPGFGGEENGKGAAAEWGGDGLIGLPGLGLGTRQKSIAEIIQEDIHASVSRHPSRPSSRNAFDNGVETSESQFAHLHHELASMEALRSGGHKQSMSATQNIGSSASHTYASALGASLSRSTTPDPQLVARAPSPRIPPVGRASSMDKRTISGSNSFNGVSPSLNDSTDLVAALSGMNLSTNGLEEKENHSRSQIQHEIDDHHDLFNLQGDLNHIKQHSYLNKSESGHFHLHPGPQSTKGYPMIGNSSGARMDLNNSFLKSDEKVELQKNAVSSANSYLKGPSPPTLNGRGSSPSHYQNLDGMNTSFQNYGLSGYAINPSSPSMMGSQLGSGSLPPLFENAAAASALGVSGMDSRVLGGGFSLGPNMLAAGADLQNLSRVRNHTAGIALQVPLMDPLYPQYLRSNEYAAAQAAALNDVALDRDMGNSYFDLIEIQKAYLGALLSPQKSQFGVPYLGSPVRHSERNMRFPGMRNIAGGVMGAWHSEAGGNLDETFASTLLDEFKSNKTKCFELSEIAGHVVEFSADQYGSRFIQQKLETATSEEKNMVFDEIMPQALSLMTDVFGNYVIQKFFEHGTPSQIRELADQLTGHVLNLSLQMYGCRVIQKAIEVVDLDQQTKMVKELDGHVMRCVRDQNGNHVIQKCIECVPEDAIHFIVSTFYDQVVTLSTHPYGCRVIQRILEHCHDPKTQQIMMDEILLSVCMLAQDQYGNYVVQHVLEHGKPHERSSIITKLTGQIVQMSQQKFASNVIEKCLSFGTAAERQALVTEMLGATDENEPLQVMMKDQFANYVVQKVLETCDDQQLELILNRIKVHLNALKKYTYGKHIVARVEKLVAAGERRISIMNPHPTATA from the exons ATGGTCACTGATACTTATTCAAAGATGGCACCCGATGTTTCGGTGCGATCGGTGCTTAATAACAGTGAATACAGCGAAGATTTGGGGTTGTTGATTAGGGAGCAAAGGCGGCAACAAGAGGAGCTGAGTGATAGAGAGAAGGAGCTCAGTATGTATCGAAGTGGGTCGGCTCCACCGACTGTGGAGGGCTCTTTAAGTGCGGTGGGGGGCTTATTCGATGCCTCGGCGGTGATGGGCTTAAAGAAGAATGGTGGGAAAGGGGTTTTGAGTGAGGATGAGCTTCGTGCTGACCCGGCATACGTGAATTATTACTATGCGAATGTGAATCTGAACCCAAGGCTGCCTCCTCCGCTTCTTTCCAAGGAGGAAAGGCGGTTTGCGCAGCGGTTGAGTGGCGGCGGCGGCGTGGCCGGTTCGGGGGTGGGAGGGATTGGTGATAGGAGAAAAGTCAGTAGAGTAGGTGGTGAAGAAGGTGGTAATGGGAATGAGAATCGGTCGCTTTTTTCAGTGCAGCCGGGGTTTGGAGGTGAGGAGAATGGGAAGGGTGCTGCAGCTGAGTGGGGTGGAGATGGGTTGATTGGCTTGCCAGGGTTGGGGCTAGGGACTAGGCAGAAGAGTATTGCAGAGATCATTCAG GAGGATATACATGCATCTGTTTCTAGGCACCCATCTCGCCCATCTAGCCGAAATGCATTCGATAATGGTGTTGAAACTTCAGAGTCTCAGTTTGCTCATCTGCACCATGAATTGGCATCTATGGAGGCTTTGCGTTCTGGCGGACATAAGCAGAGCATGTCTGCCACCCAAAATATTGGTTCTTCGGCTTCTCATACTTATGCTTCTGCTCTAGGTGCCTCCCTGTCAAGAAGCACCACACCTGACCCTCAACTTGTGGCTAGGGCACCTAGTCCTCGAATTCCACCTGTTGGGAGGGCTAGCTCTATGGATAAAAGAACTATCAGTGGATCAAACTCATTCAATGGTGTCTCACCTAGTTTGAATGACTCTACTGATCTGGTCGCTGCTTTGTCTGGCATGAATCTGTCAACAAATGGTttggaagaaaaagagaaccATTCAAGGTCACAAATACAACATGAAATTGATGATCACCATGACCTATTCAATTTGCAGGGTGATCTGAATCATATCAAACAACATTCATACTTAAACAAGTCTGAATCGGGGCATTTTCATCTACATCCTGGCCCCCAATCAACCAAAGGATACCCAATGATTGGAAATAGCAGTGGGGCTAGGATGGATCTAAACAACTCTTTCTTAAAATCTGATGAGAAAGTAGAACTTCAAAAGAATGCTGTTTCATCTGCTAACTCTTACCTGAAAGGACCATCTCCACCAACTCTTAATGGCCGAGGAAGTTCACCTTCTCACTATCAGAATTTAGATGGTATGAATACCTCCTTTCAAAACTATGGCTTGAGTGGCTATGCCATTAATCCCTCATCGCCATCCATGATGGGTAGCCAGCTTGGCAGTGGTAGTCTGCCGCCATTATTTGAAAATGCTGCTGCTGCATCTGCATTGGGAGTTAGTGGGATGGACTCCAGAGTATTGGGAGGAGGTTTCTCTTTAGGACCAAATATGTTGGCAGCAGGAGCTGATTTGCAGAATCTTAGCAGAGTTAGAAATCACACCGCAGGGATTGCTCTTCAGGTGCCGCTGATGGATCCATTATATCCTCAGTACTTGAGATCGAATGAGTATGCTGCTGCACAGGCTGCTGCCCTTAACGATGTGGCACTAGATAGGGATATGGGTAATTCTTACTTTGATTTAATTGAAATCCAGAAAGCTTATCTGGGGGCATTGCTTTCACCGCAAAAGTCACAGTTTGGTGTTCCCTACCTTG GTAGTCCTGTCAGGCACAGTGAGCGAAACATGCGTTTTCCTGGGATGAGAAATATAGCTGGGGGTGTCATGGGAGCTTGGCATTCGGAAGCTGGTGGAAACTTGGATGAAACTTTTGCATCCACTTTACTAGATGAGTTTAAGAGCAATAAAACTAAATGTTTTGAGCTTTCAGAAATAGCAGGCCATGTTGTCGAGTTCAG TGCCGATCAGTATGGGAGTCGATTTATTCAACAGAAACTTGAGACTGCCACATCAGAGGAGAAAAACATGGTTTTTGATGAAATTATGCCCCAAGCTCTTTCCCTAATGACTGATGTATTTGGTAATTATGTTATTCAgaag TTTTTTGAGCATGGAACTCCCTCCCAAATAAGAGAACTGGCTGACCAGCTCACTGGTCACGTGCTGAACCTTAGTCTTCAAATGTATGGGTGTCGAGTTATCCAGAAG GCTATTGAAGTTGTTGATCTGGACCAGCAGACTAAAATGGTCAAGGAACTGGATGGCCATGTTATGCGTTGTGTACGTGATCAGAATGGGAACCATGTCATCCAGAAGTGCATTGAATGTGTACCTGAAGATGCAATCCATTTTATTGTTTCAACATTTTATGATCAAGTTGTGACGCTGTCTACCCATCCATATGGTTGTCGTGTCATACAG AGAATCCTGGAGCACTGCCATGACCCTAAAACACAGCAAATAATGATGGATGAGATTTTGCTGTCTGTTTGCATGTTGGCACAAGACCAATATGGGAATTATGTTGTTCAG CATGTGCTGGAGCACGGAAAGCCACATGAACGTTCATCCATAATTACTAAATTAACCGGTCAGATAGTTCAAATGAGCCAGCAGAAGTTTGCCTCCAATGTTATAGAGAAGTGCTTGAGTTTTGGAACTGCTGCTGAACGCCAGGCCTTGGTTACCGAGATGCTTGGTGCCACTGATGAAAATGAGCCCCTTCAG GTGATGATGAAAGATCAGTTTGCGAACTATGTTGTACAGAAGGTGTTGGAAACTTGTGATGACCAGCAACTTGAACTTATACTTAATCGAATAAAGGTCCATCTGAATGCTCTGAAGAAGTATACATATGGGAAGCATATAGTAGCACGTGTAGAGAAACTTGTGGCAGCTGGAg aaAGAAGGATTAGCATTATGAATCCACATCCTACTGCAACGGCATAG
- the LOC115954843 gene encoding pumilio homolog 1-like isoform X1, producing the protein MVTDTYSKMAPDVSVRSVLNNSEYSEDLGLLIREQRRQQEELSDREKELSMYRSGSAPPTVEGSLSAVGGLFDASAVMGLKKNGGKGVLSEDELRADPAYVNYYYANVNLNPRLPPPLLSKEERRFAQRLSGGGGVAGSGVGGIGDRRKVSRVGGEEGGNGNENRSLFSVQPGFGGEENGKGAAAEWGGDGLIGLPGLGLGTRQKSIAEIIQEDIHASVSRHPSRPSSRNAFDNGVETSESQFAHLHHELASMEALRSGGHKQSMSATQNIGSSASHTYASALGASLSRSTTPDPQLVARAPSPRIPPVGRASSMDKRTISGSNSFNGVSPSLNDSTDLVAALSGMNLSTNGLEEKENHSRSQIQHEIDDHHDLFNLQGDLNHIKQHSYLNKSESGHFHLHPGPQSTKGYPMIGNSSGARMDLNNSFLKSDEKVELQKNAVSSANSYLKGPSPPTLNGRGSSPSHYQNLDGMNTSFQNYGLSGYAINPSSPSMMGSQLGSGSLPPLFENAAAASALGVSGMDSRVLGGGFSLGPNMLAAGADLQNLSRVRNHTAGIALQVPLMDPLYPQYLRSNEYAAAQAAALNDVALDRDMGNSYFDLIEIQKAYLGALLSPQKSQFGVPYLGKSPSLNHGYYGNPALGLGMSYPGSPLAGALLPNSPVGPGSPVRHSERNMRFPGMRNIAGGVMGAWHSEAGGNLDETFASTLLDEFKSNKTKCFELSEIAGHVVEFSADQYGSRFIQQKLETATSEEKNMVFDEIMPQALSLMTDVFGNYVIQKFFEHGTPSQIRELADQLTGHVLNLSLQMYGCRVIQKAIEVVDLDQQTKMVKELDGHVMRCVRDQNGNHVIQKCIECVPEDAIHFIVSTFYDQVVTLSTHPYGCRVIQRILEHCHDPKTQQIMMDEILLSVCMLAQDQYGNYVVQHVLEHGKPHERSSIITKLTGQIVQMSQQKFASNVIEKCLSFGTAAERQALVTEMLGATDENEPLQVMMKDQFANYVVQKVLETCDDQQLELILNRIKVHLNALKKYTYGKHIVARVEKLVAAGERRISIMNPHPTATA; encoded by the exons ATGGTCACTGATACTTATTCAAAGATGGCACCCGATGTTTCGGTGCGATCGGTGCTTAATAACAGTGAATACAGCGAAGATTTGGGGTTGTTGATTAGGGAGCAAAGGCGGCAACAAGAGGAGCTGAGTGATAGAGAGAAGGAGCTCAGTATGTATCGAAGTGGGTCGGCTCCACCGACTGTGGAGGGCTCTTTAAGTGCGGTGGGGGGCTTATTCGATGCCTCGGCGGTGATGGGCTTAAAGAAGAATGGTGGGAAAGGGGTTTTGAGTGAGGATGAGCTTCGTGCTGACCCGGCATACGTGAATTATTACTATGCGAATGTGAATCTGAACCCAAGGCTGCCTCCTCCGCTTCTTTCCAAGGAGGAAAGGCGGTTTGCGCAGCGGTTGAGTGGCGGCGGCGGCGTGGCCGGTTCGGGGGTGGGAGGGATTGGTGATAGGAGAAAAGTCAGTAGAGTAGGTGGTGAAGAAGGTGGTAATGGGAATGAGAATCGGTCGCTTTTTTCAGTGCAGCCGGGGTTTGGAGGTGAGGAGAATGGGAAGGGTGCTGCAGCTGAGTGGGGTGGAGATGGGTTGATTGGCTTGCCAGGGTTGGGGCTAGGGACTAGGCAGAAGAGTATTGCAGAGATCATTCAG GAGGATATACATGCATCTGTTTCTAGGCACCCATCTCGCCCATCTAGCCGAAATGCATTCGATAATGGTGTTGAAACTTCAGAGTCTCAGTTTGCTCATCTGCACCATGAATTGGCATCTATGGAGGCTTTGCGTTCTGGCGGACATAAGCAGAGCATGTCTGCCACCCAAAATATTGGTTCTTCGGCTTCTCATACTTATGCTTCTGCTCTAGGTGCCTCCCTGTCAAGAAGCACCACACCTGACCCTCAACTTGTGGCTAGGGCACCTAGTCCTCGAATTCCACCTGTTGGGAGGGCTAGCTCTATGGATAAAAGAACTATCAGTGGATCAAACTCATTCAATGGTGTCTCACCTAGTTTGAATGACTCTACTGATCTGGTCGCTGCTTTGTCTGGCATGAATCTGTCAACAAATGGTttggaagaaaaagagaaccATTCAAGGTCACAAATACAACATGAAATTGATGATCACCATGACCTATTCAATTTGCAGGGTGATCTGAATCATATCAAACAACATTCATACTTAAACAAGTCTGAATCGGGGCATTTTCATCTACATCCTGGCCCCCAATCAACCAAAGGATACCCAATGATTGGAAATAGCAGTGGGGCTAGGATGGATCTAAACAACTCTTTCTTAAAATCTGATGAGAAAGTAGAACTTCAAAAGAATGCTGTTTCATCTGCTAACTCTTACCTGAAAGGACCATCTCCACCAACTCTTAATGGCCGAGGAAGTTCACCTTCTCACTATCAGAATTTAGATGGTATGAATACCTCCTTTCAAAACTATGGCTTGAGTGGCTATGCCATTAATCCCTCATCGCCATCCATGATGGGTAGCCAGCTTGGCAGTGGTAGTCTGCCGCCATTATTTGAAAATGCTGCTGCTGCATCTGCATTGGGAGTTAGTGGGATGGACTCCAGAGTATTGGGAGGAGGTTTCTCTTTAGGACCAAATATGTTGGCAGCAGGAGCTGATTTGCAGAATCTTAGCAGAGTTAGAAATCACACCGCAGGGATTGCTCTTCAGGTGCCGCTGATGGATCCATTATATCCTCAGTACTTGAGATCGAATGAGTATGCTGCTGCACAGGCTGCTGCCCTTAACGATGTGGCACTAGATAGGGATATGGGTAATTCTTACTTTGATTTAATTGAAATCCAGAAAGCTTATCTGGGGGCATTGCTTTCACCGCAAAAGTCACAGTTTGGTGTTCCCTACCTTGGTAAATCTCCTAGCTTGAATCATGGTTATTATGGAAATCCAGCATTAGGGCTTGGCATGTCATATCCTGGAAGCCCATTGGCTGGTGCTCTTCTGCCTAACTCCCCTGTTGGACCAGGTAGTCCTGTCAGGCACAGTGAGCGAAACATGCGTTTTCCTGGGATGAGAAATATAGCTGGGGGTGTCATGGGAGCTTGGCATTCGGAAGCTGGTGGAAACTTGGATGAAACTTTTGCATCCACTTTACTAGATGAGTTTAAGAGCAATAAAACTAAATGTTTTGAGCTTTCAGAAATAGCAGGCCATGTTGTCGAGTTCAG TGCCGATCAGTATGGGAGTCGATTTATTCAACAGAAACTTGAGACTGCCACATCAGAGGAGAAAAACATGGTTTTTGATGAAATTATGCCCCAAGCTCTTTCCCTAATGACTGATGTATTTGGTAATTATGTTATTCAgaag TTTTTTGAGCATGGAACTCCCTCCCAAATAAGAGAACTGGCTGACCAGCTCACTGGTCACGTGCTGAACCTTAGTCTTCAAATGTATGGGTGTCGAGTTATCCAGAAG GCTATTGAAGTTGTTGATCTGGACCAGCAGACTAAAATGGTCAAGGAACTGGATGGCCATGTTATGCGTTGTGTACGTGATCAGAATGGGAACCATGTCATCCAGAAGTGCATTGAATGTGTACCTGAAGATGCAATCCATTTTATTGTTTCAACATTTTATGATCAAGTTGTGACGCTGTCTACCCATCCATATGGTTGTCGTGTCATACAG AGAATCCTGGAGCACTGCCATGACCCTAAAACACAGCAAATAATGATGGATGAGATTTTGCTGTCTGTTTGCATGTTGGCACAAGACCAATATGGGAATTATGTTGTTCAG CATGTGCTGGAGCACGGAAAGCCACATGAACGTTCATCCATAATTACTAAATTAACCGGTCAGATAGTTCAAATGAGCCAGCAGAAGTTTGCCTCCAATGTTATAGAGAAGTGCTTGAGTTTTGGAACTGCTGCTGAACGCCAGGCCTTGGTTACCGAGATGCTTGGTGCCACTGATGAAAATGAGCCCCTTCAG GTGATGATGAAAGATCAGTTTGCGAACTATGTTGTACAGAAGGTGTTGGAAACTTGTGATGACCAGCAACTTGAACTTATACTTAATCGAATAAAGGTCCATCTGAATGCTCTGAAGAAGTATACATATGGGAAGCATATAGTAGCACGTGTAGAGAAACTTGTGGCAGCTGGAg aaAGAAGGATTAGCATTATGAATCCACATCCTACTGCAACGGCATAG
- the LOC115958500 gene encoding thaumatin-like protein, with the protein MPTSLVIFFFYILYTLSFTDGTQLIIVNNCKENIWPGLLATAGHLTPKNGGFHLYSGEEVVFEVPERWSGRVWGRQGCCFDEETGKGSCQTGDCAGLLHCQGIGGVPPATVVEMTFGTSKSSLHYYDVSLVDGFNLPVSMVPIGGGVGCGVAACEANLNVCCPSALEIKRQGKVVACKSACLAAKTDRYCCTGVFANPKSCKPTIFAHLFKAICPRAYSYAFDDSTALKTCRAPRYVITFCPPN; encoded by the exons ATGCCAACTTCCTtagttatcttcttcttctacattCTCTACACCCTTTCCTTCACAG ATGGGACACAACTCATAATAGTGAACAATTGCAAGGAAAACATATGGCCTGGACTTCTTGCCACTGCAGGCCATTTAACCCCCAAAAATGGTGGCTTTCATCTCTATAGTGGTGAGGAAGTAGTGTTTGAAGTCCCGGAAAGATGGTCTGGAAGAGTATGGGGCAGACAAGGTTGTTGCTTTGATGAAGAAACCGGCAAAGGTTCATGCCAAACTGGTGACTGTGCTGGCCTTTTGCATTGCCAAGGCATTGGTGGAGTTCCTCCGGCCACAGTTGTTGAAATGACATTTGGAACCTCTAAATCAAGCTTGCATTACTATGATGTGAGTTTGGTTGATGGGTTCAACTTGCCAGTGTCAATGGTTCCTATAGGTGGTGGTGTGGGATGTGGTGTAGCGGCTTGTGAGGCTAATTTGAATGTTTGTTGCCCATCTGCTTTGGAGATAAAGAGACAAGGGAAAGTTGTGGCTTGTAAGAGTGCTTGTTTGGCTGCTAAAACAGATAGGTATTGCTGTACTGGGGTGTTTGCAAATCCAAAAAGTTGCAAGCCAACTATTTTTGCTCATCTTTTTAAGGCCATCTGTCCACGAGCTTATAGTTACGCATTTGATGATTCTACTGCGCTTAAGACTTGCAGGGCTCCTAGGTATGTTATCACATTTTGCCCTCCTAATTGA
- the LOC115957781 gene encoding uncharacterized protein LOC115957781, producing MATGLEHVPVTPQKQDPAWKHCRLFKNGDRSQLKCIYCNKLFRGGGIHRIKEHLAGQKGNASACLRVPPDVRVSMQQSLDGAVVKKRRKQRIEDEILNVNPVSHELDVIVNQSDVSTGLQLTGVSDAIEPNSNLLVSLEGTGGGERRKKERVRSSFTNAANVDATGGGTSSVALGSKRVNNHVNMAIGRFLYDIGAPLDAVNSAYFKPMIDAIATARDGVVPPSYHDIRGWILKNSVEEVKNDIDKIKATWGTTGCSILVEQWCTETNRTFLRFLAYCPEGTVFLKSMDASDIINSSDALYELFRQVVEEVGVENVLQVISNGEEKYIVAGRRLTDTFPTLYWSPCAARCIDLILEDFVNVDWINAVIEQARSVTKFVYNHSVVLNMLRRHTFGNDIVEPGVTCSATNFTILKRMVNLKHNLQAMVTSQEWMDCPYSKKTEGLRMLDIVTSQSFWSSCILIIQLTNPLLQLLRIAGSEKRPAMGYIYAGIYRAKETIKKELLKRVDYVVYWNIIDYRWEQQWHLPLHAAGFFLNPKFFYSIEGDMHHEILSGMFDCIERLVPDTKVQDKIIKEVNSYKNAMGDFGRKMAIRARDTLLPADWWSTYGGSCPNLARLAIRILSQTCSSNGSRRNHISYEQTHETRNYLERQRLTDLVFVQYNMRLGQMIKSEEQDSIDPISFVGTNVVEDWIMGKDVCVDDYESINWMSVDPPSTNSMLLGSSNDEAEELGSGFDDYEILNREKEGEEKC from the exons ATGGCGACGGGTTTGGAACATGTACCTGTAACACCACAAAAACAAGACCCAGCATGGAAGCATTGTAGATTGTTTAAGAATGGTGACAGGTCACAGCTCAAATGTATATATTGTAACAAGTTGTTCAGGGGTGGTGGGATTCATAGGATTAAAGAACATCTAGCTGGTCAAAAGGGTAATGCCTCTGCTTGTCTTAGAGTTCCACCCGATGTTCGGGTCTCAATGCAACAAAGTTTAGATGGGGCTGTAgtgaagaagaggaggaagcAGAGAATTGAGGATGAGATTTTGAATGTTAACCCGGTTAGTCATGAGTTGGATGTTATTGTTAATCAGAGTGATGTCAGTACTGGGCTCCAGCTGACTGGAGTTTCAGATGCAATTGAGCCCAATTCAAATTTGTTAGTGAGTTTGGAAGGGACTGGTGGGGGGGAGAGAAGGAAGAAGGAGAGAGTGAGGAGTTCTTTCACAAATGCTGCAAATGTTGATGCTACTGGAGGTGGTACTAGTAGTGTTGCATTAGGTTCAAAAAGGGTGAACAATCATGTTAATATGGCAATAGGGCGGTTTTTGTATGATATTGGGGCGCCACTGGATGCTGTGAACTCGGCTTATTTCAAGCCAATGATTGACGCGATTGCTACAGCAAGGGACGGGGTTGTGCCACCCTCATATCATGATATTCGGGGTTGGATTTTGAAGAATTCAGTTGAAGAAGTGAAGAATGACATTGATAAGATCAAGGCAACATGGGGGACGACTGGTTGTTCTATTTTGGTAGAACAGTGGTGCACAGAAACAAATAGGACTTTTTTACGTTTTTTGGCATATTGTCCTGAAGGAACAGTGTTTCTGAAATCCATGGATGCATCTGACATTATAAATTCATCGGATGCTTTGTATGAGTTGTTTAGGCAAGTGGTGGAAGAAGTTGGAGTAGAAAATGTGCTGCAAGTAATTTCTAATGGGGAAGAGAAATATATTGTTGCAGGCAGGCGGTTGACCGATACTTTCCCTACTCTGTATTGGAGTCCTTGTGCAGCTCGTTGCATAGATTTGATACTTGAGGATTTTGTGAATGTTGATTGGATAAATGCAGTAATTGAACAGGCTAGATCTGTTACCAAATTTGTCTACAATCATAGTGTGGTTTTGAATATGTTGAGAAGGCATACTTTTGGCAATGATATTGTAGAACCGGGAGTCACTTGCTCAGCTACAAACTTTACAATATTGAAACGAATGGTCAATCTCAAACACAATTTGCAGGCCATGGTTACTTCACAGGAGTGGATGGACTGCCCATATTCAAAGAAAACTGAGGGGCTGAGAATGTTAGATATTGTAACTAGTCAGTCATTTTGGTCCTCATGCATTCTGATAATCCAATTAACAAATCCTCTCCTGCAGCTCTTGAGAATAGCTGGTAGCGAGAAGAGGCCTGCCATGGGATATATTTATGCAGGAATATATCGTGCAAAAGAAACAATCAAGAAAGAACTTCTTAAGAGGGTGGATTATGTGGTCTACTGGAATATTATAGATTACAGGTGGGAACAACAGTGGCATCTTCCTCTTCATGCTGCAGGCTTCTTCCTTAACCCAAAGTTCTTTTATAGTATTGAAGGGGACATGCACCATGAGATCCTGTCAGGTATGTTTGATTGCATAGAGAGATTGGTTCCTGATACGAAAGTTCAAGATAAAATCATCAAAGAGGTAAACTCATACAAGAATGCAATGGGAGATTTTGGGAGGAAGATGGCAATTAGAGCTAGAGACACCTTGCTTCCTG CTGATTGGTGGTCAACGTATGGAGGAAGCTGTCCAAATCTGGCACGTTTGGCCATCCGTATTCTCAGTCAAACTTGCAGTTCAAATGGAAGTAGACGAAATCATATTTCTTATGAACAGACACATGAAACAAGGAACTACCTAGAGCGTCAACGCCTTACTGACCTTGTCTTTGTTCAGTACAATATGCGACTGGGACAAAT GATTAAGAGCGAAGAACAGGATTCTATTGACCCTATTTCATTTGTGGGCACTAATGTTGTTGAAGACTGGATCATGGGGAAGGATGTCTGTGTGGATGATTATGAGAGTATAAATTGGATGTCAGTTGATCCACCTTCCACTAACTCAATGCTGTTAGGATCTTCAAATGATGAAGCTGAAGAATTGGGTTCAG GGTTTGATGACTATGAGATTCTaaatagagagaaagagggtGAGGAAAAATGTTGA